A stretch of DNA from Henriciella sp. AS95:
GAGCGTGACATTGCGATCACCGAACTGGAGCAGGTGCGCGGTGAACTCGACTCCCTCTACGCGGCTCAGCGCAAGCAGCGCGAAAGCGCGGCTGGGTCGACCAACTTGGAAGTCGAAATCCGCGAGCGGGATGAAGAGATACAGCGCATGGCTGCCGAGCTCGGTTCAGCCAAAGCCGAACTCGATTCGTTGAGAGGTGGTGCGCGTTCTCAAGCGACACCGACAAGTGACAGCGAAGAGGTTGAGACCCTCAAGTCGCGCAATTCCTTTCTTGAGGAGCGCGTTGGCGAACTCGAAGCAAAAGTACACCAGTTTGGCACCGCTGTGCCCACCTCATCATCAGACACGACGCAGCAGGCTGATGACGAAGAAGACAGCGAAAAGGACAAACTTGTCTGGCAGGTCGACTATCTGAAGTCGCGCGTGGCAGCCCTGGAAGAGCAGGTGGTGGTGCAAGACGCAACGCCGCAAGCTGAACAGGCGGCTGCCCCTCAGGCCGATACGAGCGCGGTCGATGAAGAACTGGCTCGCCTGAGATGGCGCAACCGGTACCTGGAAGGGCGTCTCGCTTACTTTGAAGAACGCCCCGACGAGGAAGACCAGGCCGAAGACTCCGCCCCGGCCAGCGCGGTCGATGTAAGTGAAGTTTCTCCAACGCCCGAAACTGCGCCAGAACTATCACCCGATGTCACAGAAGACGAAGTTGTGGCTGATGAAGACCCTGACGAAGCGTCGTCATTCGAGGCGGAAGACGATAATGACGAAGAGGTGTCCTCTACTGAGGGTGAAGTCGATGTCGTTGATGAGGACGTCGTGGATTCGTCTGAAGAGTCCGATGAGGAAAGCGACACCGAAGACAGCGATGTGCATCCAGCTGAGAAAATGCTGGAGGCGCTCGATGCGAAGGATGCCGCAGAAGCTGAAGCGACAGAGGCAGCCGAGCCTGAAAGCGTTGATACAGCAGACGACGAGCCGAGCGATTCAGATGACGAACAGCCCGATTCGGACCCCACTTCAGACTCTGAAGAGCCAGTCGAAGTGCAGCATGGCGAGCAGCCAGCCGCGCTCGACAAGCCGAATGGCATGCCGGATGATCTGACGCTCATCACGGGCATAGGCCCGCGCATACAGACGATTCTGAATGATTACGGCATCTGGCATTTCTCTCAGATAGCAGAATGGACCGATGAGAATGAGACCTGGATTGACCGTCAGCTCAATTTTGCCGGACGCGTGAGCCGGGAAGGCTGGATCGGCCAGGCGAAGGAGCTCACGGCCGTCGAAAGCTGAATGTGGATGAAGCGCATCGCTGCTTTCAGGCCCCGTTCAGATGAGTTGAAAGAAAATCGGATTTTGATTGAACGAGATGCCAGTTAGGTAGTTAATGCTGGCAGACGAAGATCATGCCAAGCGGAGGCGAACGATGCCAGAATTCAGCGACACAGCAATCACAAATACAGAAGGGGCGACACCTCGCCGATGGATAGGGTCTGCTGGCGGCGTCGCAAAAGCGCTGGTGTCTACGGTTGCCGTCGCTGGCGTGTTCTTCACCGCCGCGAGCTGTACGACCAACCCGTACACTGGCGAACAGCAATTCGCAGCCTATAGCGATGATCAATTGTCCCAGCTATCGGCCCAGGCCTGGCAGGAACTGAAAACCGAAACCCCAACGCTAAGCTCGGGGGCGCAGTATCAGCGGGTACAGCGCGTCTGGTCACGTGTCGCAGCTGCGACGCCGAAAGCTGGAGAGCCTTGGGACGTTCAGGTGTTTGATTCCGACCAGGTCAACGCATTCGTTATGCCAGGCAACCGGGTGGGCGTTTACACGGGTCTGCTGAACATCGTTGAGAATGACGACCAGCTTGCCGCCGTTCTCGGCCATGAAGTTGCCCACGCCATTTACCGCCACGCCAACCAGCGTGCGACCCGAGCCGCGGCGGCTTCAACGGCCGTACAGCTCGGCGGCGCTGTACTTGCCGGCGGATCGAATGGTGCCGTGAGCGCCGATCAGGTCAGCGCCTTGGGAAGTGTCGCAGCCAATCTCGGCGTCGTACTTCCTTATAGCCGGAACGCCGAACTCGAAGCGGACCTGCGGGGCGTCGATTACATGCACGGCGCCGGATATGATGCTGACGCTGCGGTCCGGCTTTGGGAAGTCATGGAAGCGTCCGGCGGACAGCGTACGGCCGACTTCCTGTCTACCCACCCCAATCCGCAGTACCGGCGCGAACAGATCCGCAAGTATATTCAGCAAAAAGGCTATTGATCGCGCGAGCGACAACGTCGTTGCGAACTGACCCGGCAGGCTTGACCTGTCGGGTCTTTTCGTGTGTATGCCGCGCTTCGCTCCAGATGGGGCGGACTTCCTGTGGGAAGTGCCGGTAAAACAAGACCATTACCGGGCTGTACCACGGGACCTCAAACGAAAGGCGGCCGGATCGAAAGACCACCGGCCCTACAAAGCCAGAGAGGATATCATGGCGAAGAAACTCCTGGGGCAGCTCAAGCTCCAGATCCCGGCCGGTGCGGCCAACCCGTCTCCACCTGTTGGTCCTGCGCTCGGTCAGCGCGGCATCAACATCATGGAATTCTGTAAGGCCTTCAACGCGAAGACCGAAAAGTTGGAGAAGGGCCTGCCGATTCCGGTCGTGATCGACTATTATCAGGACAAGTCCTTTACCTTCGTAACGAAGACGCCCCCTGCGAGCGTTCTTCTGAAGAAGGCTGCTGGTCTCAAGATCGGCAAGCCTAACTCAGGCGCAAAGCATCCTGGCAAGGACGTTGCCGGCAAGGTGACCGAGGCCCAGTGCCGCGAGATTGCCGAGATGAAAATGCCTGACCTGAATGCAAACGACCTCGATGCGGCCACGGAGATCATTAAAGGCTCCGCGCGCTCCATGGGTCTCAACGTGGTGGGGTAAGGCAGATGGCACACGGAAAAAGATATCGCGCAGCCGTCGAAACGGTTGAGGCAGAAAAGACCTACGGCGTGTCCGAGGCGATCAAGCTTGTGAAGTCCAATGCGACGTCCAAATTCGATGAAACCATCGAAGTTGCCGTCAATCTCGGCGTCGATCCAAAATACGCTGACCAGATGGTTCGCGGCATGGTTTCGCTGCCATCTGGTACGGGCAAGGACGTTCGCGTTGCTGTGTTCGCTCGCGACGCGAAAGCAGAAGAAGCCAAGGAAGC
This window harbors:
- the rplK gene encoding 50S ribosomal protein L11 gives rise to the protein MAKKLLGQLKLQIPAGAANPSPPVGPALGQRGINIMEFCKAFNAKTEKLEKGLPIPVVIDYYQDKSFTFVTKTPPASVLLKKAAGLKIGKPNSGAKHPGKDVAGKVTEAQCREIAEMKMPDLNANDLDAATEIIKGSARSMGLNVVG
- a CDS encoding M48 family metallopeptidase, translating into MPEFSDTAITNTEGATPRRWIGSAGGVAKALVSTVAVAGVFFTAASCTTNPYTGEQQFAAYSDDQLSQLSAQAWQELKTETPTLSSGAQYQRVQRVWSRVAAATPKAGEPWDVQVFDSDQVNAFVMPGNRVGVYTGLLNIVENDDQLAAVLGHEVAHAIYRHANQRATRAAAASTAVQLGGAVLAGGSNGAVSADQVSALGSVAANLGVVLPYSRNAELEADLRGVDYMHGAGYDADAAVRLWEVMEASGGQRTADFLSTHPNPQYRREQIRKYIQQKGY